From one Methanosarcinales archaeon genomic stretch:
- a CDS encoding group II intron reverse transcriptase domain-containing protein, with protein MPKPGKKTKRPLSIPTMYDRAMQALYALALQPVAETSADARSFGFRLFRSAQDAAQYAFICLHNPKSAPWILEGDIKGCFDNISHE; from the coding sequence ATCCCTAAACCAGGAAAGAAAACAAAACGTCCTCTCTCCATCCCAACCATGTATGACCGGGCAATGCAGGCCCTCTATGCTCTGGCACTTCAACCAGTTGCAGAAACGAGTGCTGATGCTAGGTCATTTGGGTTTCGATTGTTTCGAAGTGCACAGGATGCAGCACAGTATGCATTTATTTGCCTTCACAATCCAAAATCAGCCCCATGGATACTTGAAGGGGATATTAAAGGATGTTTTGACAATATATCTCATGAA